The Manihot esculenta cultivar AM560-2 chromosome 8, M.esculenta_v8, whole genome shotgun sequence genomic interval aaaatatttttcatcctTTTACCAGATTTTAAAATCGAAGAAAATAAAGATACAAGAGTTTAAGTGCtttattctaaaaataaaaaaactaatttaccaattgtactaaaattttaaagattaaaatataatttatctttaaaaatataatatttttttatttgtactaattttttttaatttcaaattgagAGACGTGGTTTATGttcatattaatatatatttaaaaaaaatacttaggttacaaaataattaaataattaataaaatgagtAGAGATATCTTGGGACagataaaatgaaatttatcactccatttcaaaaaaataaaataaaattatcactaTAATTATATTAACAGCAGTTCTTAATTTTATACAAAAGTAATTACAAATCTATATAAATGAATGAATGGACCAGTTAATAATCATTTATATAAATCTTTATATtatgatttattaaatattaaatcgcCCATCAGAATCGCTAAATTCAAATTCAAGCATCTTTCATAAAAGGTTAATAAcagtaatgaattttataaaaaaaaaaaattaaaaagtatattcttttttataaactatattaataaaataaaattaatttaatttataataatctaataaaataacttattttctattatttatttttaatttaaaaaataaagtatattaataaatttatataaaaaattattaatttttttaattaaaaaattattttcgattaattaaatttttaagtatttcaaaatgtaaaaatattttttctaaaatatttttgcgTCATTTTGCACAAACAAaccatatttttaataatattgaattTTGTTAAATACAAAGTGAAATTACATTATTGAAAAACAAACGTATAATCACTCGTTTATTATAGTAGCCTAAGGGAACAAGTTACTCaacacaaaataaaattattttatttggtttATTAAAACAACACATTCTATTGTATCTTTCATAATATCCATTActaattattattgaaattaataaattttacttttttaaatatatattataatattaagttaataaataaactattatttttttaaaaaagtgacatataataataaaatataaaaataaatttaataattaatattttaaatgatcAATAAATAGagagtaatttattttattaatagattttttataatttaattaataaattctattgttatttttaaattttttataattatattaatttttattaatttgtggATTTTGacgttattattattttgtctatcaatatttaaaatatgcataaataattttctataaaagtttttttataagaattaaCCGTTAAATGAATagagtgaaaaaaaataatagaaaatgagATGAAAACCTATGAACATTTTATTGAGCTAAATATCcgaattgtaaaataaaaatcaataatttaaatctttattcttctttaattacaaaattttaatatatttaaaatagagattgatgattaaaatttttttgaattatttgcattttaatatatatatattttaaattataaaaattaattaatatattataaattaaccagttaaatttatttatattctaataatCATCTTAGTAagcattaaatttaatattttaatataattggtaattattaaaaaaattaaattttattaatttaaaaattatactttaattttttaataaatatatttcaaattaattttttaatttaatttaatttagtttaatttttaattttaattcaatttatttataatttgggATGAAATAGTTTTAAGAAATGATAATTcatttttcaatataaattataagtattataataatattaattataataaatcaaaaaatataatttttctacttcaaaaattaattatatttattatatttataactagttaaattaaaaattaataatattttaataaatttaaaataattaaatttactaaataatatatataaagcataatcataaattaaattaaatttaataatttttaattaattagaccGATCgttaactaaaaataaatataataaatcattaattttttgacAATCATCATTCTTAATTCATGAATAGTATTCTTATTACAATATTTATAACCAATAACTATACAATACTTATAATTAAtaactatataaaaaattatacttattaataaaaaatataaaaaaataaattattagctcttaaaaatatatcatataagattataagtaaattaaattaaattaaaattaaaaattaaataaattaaaaaatttaatttgatatatttgataaaaataaattaagaatataatcatttaaattagtaaaatttaggAATTccattttcattaaatttaacaATGAAACTTAAAATTGTTAGTTTAGTatatgttaattaatttttataatttaaaataaatctgttaaaatataaataatttatatttttattatcctttaaaatatagtttaatattttacatttatataAGTAATTTTATATCGCCTTAGAAAAATTCCATTTTGAAGGGGAGCGATCGATGTATTATTTTCATGACGTGGGTTCATACGGTAACCGCTAAGCCATGTGAAACAGTCCTATCATTAATAGACAAGTGTTAGTTACAAGCCCATTTATAGGCCCCGTTTAAGGACATATCACATCATCTGTAAATTTTATCAACTCAcccatttttaatatttacaagTTTTTCCGTATAAATTGGTGATGAATAGAACATTATGGGCCCCAACTTGTCTGAAAGAACAGTAAATATTCGAGTCTGATGCGGTTTTACTCgttgtatttattattttattatactatacattattaatttttcatattactttcagattttattcaaatatatctattattacattaaatttataagtacaacaactcaattttttaatttttaaaattatttgagatataatttttatgtaatttaatagttcgaataaattaaatttacatattttacGTTTTCTctacaatttttaataaatttaaatttattaaaaatttttcaaaaataatcgTAGCCTTACTCCATTAAGTCAAAATTAAGACGTACAGGTACGTTTTGCTTGTGTTTCCTTCCAACAAATCATACTTTCATTATTGCTAATCCCTGAGGCTTTTTCTTCACATAACAACAATGGCAATTTGCTCTTCTTGAACCTTCCATTGGCTTTCAAATATAATTCAaagtattaatattaaaaatgtaaataCATATTGAAAAATGGGAAattctcttcattttttttttcttcttttttatgttACAATACAAGTACAATGATTACGAACATGTAATAATACAAATTGTTTATGTTAATAAATGAAATTGGGTTATTCTAAATCAACATCTTATTGTCAACTAGTTACTAATTAAGACAAATTACAAGAAAATAAATCCTAATCTAGAGAGAAATTGAAAAGATCCTAACAAGGAAGAGGTTCAGTTGGCAGACCACTTTGGCTGAATCGCATTTGAGATAGAGATCTCAGCCACCTTGAAGACACGAGATCTAGCTGCCTCATTGATCTTCCTGATCTATTTTCCATTATCAAATGCTtcaaataagaagaagaagaagatgatggagAAGAAGCCTTTTCTCTCTCTCCTTGTATATCTATAATCACAAAACGTTGATCCATTGATAAAGATCTCTTCAACGCCATGAAATGCTGCGGTTTAGCATCCATAGGCAACACAAGCGACAAGCTATGGCGAATAAATCCATTTGACGATTGTCCTGAAGTAGAAGCATTATTGTTATCATCACCATTACCTCCTCCGCCATCGCCACCGCCACCGCCACCTCCATCATCTTCCTCTCCTTGTTCAAGAAACTGAGCTAGGTTTTGTGTCCTAATCTCTCTCCTATCATTAATGGAGTCTTCTAAAACACAAGCAATATCAATAGAAGCAACAATTGGTGCTCTGCAAATTGGACAGTTTGTGTGAGCCAAGAACCAATCATCAATGCAAGGGACAtgaaatacatgtccacaatttGGCAATGAACGAACCTTGTCACCGTCCTCTAATTCACCTAAGCAGATTACACACTCGCTTTGATCAATCTTAGCCAATTGGATGTTGTTTTGCGAGTAGAGAAGAATTGGGATTGCGTTAAGAACCTGTTCTTCAACCCCAGTTCCTATTTCAACCCCCTGAACTGGTGTAGAAATAGAACTGGCCGCCATGGCCATTCTTGTTCGTCTACTGATGCAATATTTAACGAAGAAGAAGTGGTAAGCCAGAAGAGCGAGAGATGCGCCAACTACGCCAGctaaagagaagagaagaggagtGAAAAATGAGCCTGTAGAGCGGGTTGGGGGTGCTGGAGAATCATCCATGGAAGATCAAAGCTCCGAAGacgcaaaagaagaaaagaaggagaaggtgTTCGTGAAAATACTGAGAGAACAAGGTTATGgttaataacaataaataagGAGACCAAGGAGTGTCCGAGGGGAGTGATTGGTCTGCTCGAAGGATGTTCCATTTAAGGCGGGGGGTTCTGTTGAATTGATTACTTGAGAGATTCAAGACAAGTGTGCAGGTGGCGTTCTGGGCTGTGGAAGCTGAGAGAGGAGGGTACGTGTGTGGTGAACAATTTGACAAGTGAAAGCTTGGAGATTGTATAGAGACACAGAGATTGATGGGTACGGGGCctaatcttaatttttaaaattacagatAAAGGGGTGAAAGAATTGCACATGCCTATTTTTACATTCTTTATTTATAGCTTTGATCACGTTTACAATTCTTTCTTGTTTTAGGTCAGCTATTCAGCTCGGGGGggatatttttgtttttttttttttaaattctgttttaatttctttctaataatcaataatattttaacttatgaataattattagaaaattggtttatttaaaaaaaaatattagagaaTTGATGCTCTCGATTAGGAAATGAATGTGGATTTGGATATatgtgtttttcatatttcttttcAGATTAAATTTAGTGCAAATTGACATGctatttgcttttttttttgggtgtgTGTTTGCTCTTCTTCCATAGAATTCTATATTATTTGTATTACTTAtgataaactaattaaaaataaatacatgatTAAGGGATAAGGGGATCTCATAAAGTAGCAAGAAATGGAAATTAAGGTGGCCATATACATAACTTAGGTCAGCTGCAAAATTTCGTAGTTGGTGGACGGTGGATTCTGACGGTATTTGcaacttttattattattattatctgtaTTATCTTATGATCAccttaaaagaaattttttataaaaaaaaaaaaaagcgatTTGATGATATAGAGAGGACTTTCATTTATTGGGTTGGATTGAGTTACACACTAGGATACCACTTCCATCCAATTACAgtctaatgaattttttttttcattatctatgaattaaaattatcataatcGTATAATTAATCGAATTTGATGTGCTTTCACAATCaccttttttatataaaaaaaaatatatgttattaatagattttaattttcttttaaagaaaattattataaatatgctGGGGACATGGTCATTTTCCGTTGCAAAGATGAGGCCCATCCTTTTTCAGAATGTACAAGATCTCCAAGTGGGCAACGAAACTGGTCCAGTATTGTAACTGAGCTAGGAAATTCTCGTGAggacttttcatacaaaaatTATTACCAAACAACAACCCTTTTCcaaacataatttttaattttattttatttttttaaaaaaataatatgataaaaaaatttaacatattaAATTCATTCTATTTCAGACTAGTAGATCTCCTAAAAAAATTCAACTTAAAATTCAAgatgttaaataaaaaaatctgtaATACCAtcagaatttaaaatattatataaaatgtttttgaaTTTTCTATGAACGCTTTGCAGTACTCGAGCCCTCTTCATTCTACACTTTCTCTTTTCACGCGCCTCCCATTCCTACCACCAGAGTCGTTATTGCTGCCCTTAAAGCTATTTTTAAGCCTTCTAGTGAGAGTGGTAGCTCTAaatcttccttttttttcttgagCTCCATTGCACCAAGTTTTTTTCTGTCTCcaaaaatgataatttttctaGAGTATTTGAGTCTTAgagaaaattttagatattaagGTTTGTAGCACTCTCTAGTCACTCATTTATCAGGATGAGGATCGAAATCCTTCCAAAATAGACTTTTTCAAAAGTTTGAAATCAAGTTTGAGTCCTAAATTTCTTCCTCCAGAGTTTTGAGGTCCCATATTTGAGTCTAAAGAAGAGGACGAAATCAAAACCAACACCAATAGTGAAGGTGCAGTTTTAGACAAACTCATTTTAGCTACAAGAAACTCTAATGTCAATCCAATTGAAGAGATTATACAGGAAGAAGAGCTATTATTATAGAGCCAGAGTTATAAATGAGACACTTTAAGAAAAAGTTAcgagagaataaaaaaaaattgagttacAAATAACATATTTGAAATTTTCTATGTAAAGGTTTAAAACTTTTGatgtgataaaataatttaattttaatataatttaattttaaattttttaaatcatttagAATATATGTGtgttttatcaaaaaattaattaaaaaatcgtttcagataattatttaaatattaataatttttttaaaataaattgatatttaataactacaatgaaataataatttaaatacagTGATTATaggtaaaaattatataatttaaaaatgattGTCTTTAAATTTTTCTAGAATTTTCGAGTATATATGCGTGTATATAAATAGATTACGTtaacaaaaaaagaaatttctatAACATCCAAAAATTATTAAGAGTTTGGGAGATATGAACAAACCGAGTCCCCATCTACTTTTTGAAAGttcatttgtttttatttccAATGCCAAATCCAACACCCTTCTTTCTTTACCTAACTCTCTTTACATATGCAACTTATGTGGAAAGACTTTCTACATGAGGTGACGCTGCCAACCGCTACTCTGATATAATTCACtttacatataatttatttttttaaaaaaaataattattatatacaatgatataaaatttcaattttctttaaaattagaaattgaaaattttattttaaataagaaaattacaaaaaaaattaattaaattaaatttttatgaaaaatttttatttcaattggaGGTTTTATGGTATTTGCAatctacaaaaaaaaaataattattatatacaatgatataaaatttcaattttctataaaataa includes:
- the LOC110621660 gene encoding RING-H2 finger protein ATL1 — translated: MDDSPAPPTRSTGSFFTPLLFSLAGVVGASLALLAYHFFFVKYCISRRTRMAMAASSISTPVQGVEIGTGVEEQVLNAIPILLYSQNNIQLAKIDQSECVICLGELEDGDKVRSLPNCGHVFHVPCIDDWFLAHTNCPICRAPIVASIDIACVLEDSINDRREIRTQNLAQFLEQGEEDDGGGGGGGDGGGGNGDDNNNASTSGQSSNGFIRHSLSLVLPMDAKPQHFMALKRSLSMDQRFVIIDIQGEREKASSPSSSSSSYLKHLIMENRSGRSMRQLDLVSSRWLRSLSQMRFSQSGLPTEPLPC